cgttgcaaacttctgactgaaatcataataccctctgcaagggtataaaaattataattatattataatttatagttataaatttaatttaaggagGTAGTAGTAGGGTAagcattttgttaaatttatgttGGGCTATGCAAGTTTCTTTGTTGCTCTCCAAAAGCTAGTCGAAAAACTATCGTAATCGAGTAGTTCCAGCCCTTAACTGTCGGCCAGTTTGAACAGCCCGCCCGATTTATAAACAGTATACGTTCACACTCACAGAGCGTTGATCTCAGTCAATCGATATTCCTCCCGATATTCAGTTTAAATCGAATTTCCGATATAATCATAATGGCCAGCAAACGACTGGGCAGCATGGCGTCCTCCGCTAGTGTGATGCAATCGACGGCATCGATCTCCAGCAAGGtcaaaaaatcgaaaaggGCGAGGCTGCCGACCTTTGACCTTTCGCTGAGTCAGAAGGTGGACATTAAGAAGGCCTTCGATTTGTTCGATACCCAGTGCACGGGCTTTATCGAGACCAAGGAGCTACGCGTGGCCATTCGCGCCTTGGGATTCGAGCCGAAAAAGGAGGAGATCAAGCGCATGATGGATGAAATCGATAAGGACAAGACGGGAAGGATTGCCTTTAACGATTTCCTATATCTGATGCGTCAGAAAATGGCCGAAAAGGACTCCAATCAGGATATGATGAAGGCCTTCTCCTTTTTCGATGACGATCGCACTGGTAGTATCTCCTTTGCCAACCTAAAACGCGTGGCCAAAGAGCTGGGCGAACAACTTACCGACGAGGAACTGCAGGAGATGATCGACGAGGCCGACATAAATGGAGATGGCGAGGTTAGCAAGGAGGAGTTTCTCAATCTCATCAAGAAAACCAATTTGATATAATCGCTTTTCGTTTAAATTGAaccctaaaaacagggaaaCGACGTTGTTTTTATCCCATATAGATTTACTCATTTCAGGCAGACACAAACGCACTTCTAACATCATACTGACCCGCACACTTAGTAGAGTATCTTGAAGAAGTTTGGATATGCTTCGGTTTAATAAAGCAACGCACTGCAAATGCATTTTGGGTTCTTACGTTCTTGGAGGCACCAAATGGCCTTCTCGCCAGGATGCCACctgttttttcccattaattacACATTGGTGTGTCTACTATGCGAAACTCGGTGGCATGtgccttactttttgtgttaaactgtatttttgcatatttcttcGGTGGAATTTGAGAAAGAGCATTTTATAAGAGTACAACGACTATGAATAAGAAGTCGATAAATAtgaatcatttttaataacGTGTGTATGACTGTAcgaaatttttgttcttataTTAAATAAGATAGTTTATTCTTCTAAGCTTGCTAGttgttttctcgtccgcatgCTTAAGTTAAAGTTTGCACTCCCagacatttaaaaatgtatgacgaaaaataaaactaaaataattgcAAAAATTCGACATGAAACAAAGCTGGCTGACAATTCCACATGGTCAATTTGAGTCGTtaactagaaaataaaattaatatttttaaaatataaaacttttgtttaattgaaaaatcgaTGCTTAAACATTTAGGagaaaccaaaaatatttctttattcccaaaaaaaatgttttttaattatttaaaccaTGATAAATGGGTATCGCAAAGTGCCTCTCCTTTTTAAATATCCACGGTTtggcatgccattttttgcgagTTTTCTGGCACAGGCCCCTGTCATGCATAACAAATCTCTTTGACACATTTGATGTATGCCTTTCCATGGGCCTGCTCCACTTTCggctttcagttttcagtttacaGTTGAGTTTGTTGCAGCAAATTGTGGCTGCAATTTGGTGGCATGCGTGGGCGCTTTCCCAACTGCCGGAAGAGCTTTCCCATTATCCATCTCCCTGCATTTCTGTGCTGTCCCTTATTCACCCTTCAACTCTGTGTCTCCGCTCCGTTGTTCAAACGGCAAACATAATTTAGTAGCAtcgtttttgggtttttatttACGCTATGCGTTACATTTAGATCCATTTAGTTGCTAGTCGCTCTTGggctttaaatttatcaacTTCTAGTTGAAGGAATGGTCGGAACGATTGATGGGTAGATTGATCTATGGATGACCGACTGGAACTGACTGAACCGGACCAAAATTTATGCTATATTGCGGGGTCCAgccaacaaataaatattatccgaaaacattttatttaacattccCAGAGCGTTTTAAAAGGttaattactaaaaaaaagttttaaaaaaattggaaacaaaattattatgaaatatttttactatttacaTATGACAAGCCAATATGAAGTATATGCACCATCGAACTTTAATAAATACCAAAAgcacaaacaaattaatatctGTCTAATAAAGCCTGCACAGAAGCAATATATATGAAGCACTAAGACCACACTTCTCACACGCAGTTTTTATGGCCAAACTTGCCACGTTTACAGCTCTAATAAGTggcccgttttttttttttggccagctggcttttaaagccaaaacaaaagcCGAAATGGCCCTTGATAAAGTCGTAAAGTTAAAAGCTCTGATGGATAATTACAAATTGGCAGGGAGAGTTCTTGGACTTcaggaaaaactaaaacaaacttgagtatttataaaagttttttgctTATTGCTTTTGCCAAATCGATTAAAGGCGATTGTATTTTCGGGGAGGGGCGGTCGCAGAACGGGGACAGCCAAAGTTCGAGTAAAATATAACCAACACTCAATTTTACGAACATTTAACTAAATACTCGAACAGAGGGAAAAAGTGAGACAGAGAGACGTTcgtaaaaaagtttttcgcaAACTACAAAACTGCCATAACTCAACATTACGCCCGACACACAACCCCCATGCCTTGGCCATTTTTCCATGGCAAAATTGTTGTAACTGTAGCAAGAAAGTTGAGAGAAGGGTGCTCATacacatatacacacacactgatAGCTACATAAATTATAGTAAAAAATTGCACAAAATTGCAGCAAAGtagacgaaaaattattataaaatgtgcattatgaaatttaaaacGAGACAAAGACGCAAAGCATAATCCAAAAGAGCACGAAGATGAGAAGCGCGAAAGGGGATCCCAGAAAAATGTCCATGCAAAAAAGTGGCTGGGAATAAGCCGGGAAAAAAGTCGCGAGGAAAAACTAAGGCGATATATCAAGCAATTTAATGCTTAAAAACGCAACGAGATGCGGTTCACCACAAGTCTTCAAACCCTTTCCTTTTTCCCCTCTCCAAAACCATAAACTCGGCGTCAAATTTGCGGCATAAACGCCGAATAACCTACTATATACTGTTGCGCACATTTTTGCGAATTTATTCGCTTAATAAATATGTGTGTGGGCTAGGGGTTTAACATGGCAAGTAAAAAGGGAAAGCAAAGAGCTCGCGTTTAATTAGAGAGTGATTTGCTATCTCAACAGCTGCAAGTTTCGAGTGAAA
The genomic region above belongs to Drosophila takahashii strain IR98-3 E-12201 chromosome 2L, DtakHiC1v2, whole genome shotgun sequence and contains:
- the LOC108067640 gene encoding uncharacterized protein — its product is MASKRLGSMASSASVMQSTASISSKVKKSKRARLPTFDLSLSQKVDIKKAFDLFDTQCTGFIETKELRVAIRALGFEPKKEEIKRMMDEIDKDKTGRIAFNDFLYLMRQKMAEKDSNQDMMKAFSFFDDDRTGSISFANLKRVAKELGEQLTDEELQEMIDEADINGDGEVSKEEFLNLIKKTNLI